A stretch of Cystobacter ferrugineus DNA encodes these proteins:
- a CDS encoding translocation/assembly module TamB domain-containing protein: protein MAPRNRQQGARRIPAWLIVLALVVGTVLLLRTRTAWDTVCAQARRQLPSLLGLDVGIGECEVDPLGQRLVLRGVSVSEPGKSDSPLFAADQAEVQLGLPNLFSGQLAIDLVRVSRPRLALDLTRPRAPRSEPGVCPLVPLRRLSLARLSLTRAEVRLLLPGGRQVELSELDVNLRERWGEEEFEMEARQGLVRLGPGKEFALGRLAVSGALDVEEQLLEVDRGEVALDEATVNISGRVERLCEPNLALDAQVFLPLRTLSRSGLLPKPAQGHLWTRLTINGPPAAPTVSAELSGSGLAYGKFSPGTFTARLIYSGETVTLEELRLPIGAGDARVTGSLALRSGLPVSLALEVHDASFGRILEKAGVPGSWVDFPVTTAKARLSGTLLSRFQLSGDLELSHGRFVLASRAFDAPADRGRTFLTYERGSARTRVSLLSDRVTFSDVQISSGRSRIGGGATLFFDTQRGLLVDVRGDVDLSDFGHIAQLAWAGRGSVSTTVEGPYTKVRIGADLSLRDFEFWNFDLGVVQGKVTYQDKVLGLPMFSGQKGRTQYFGNAALTFGRSLHLRTEVEVPRGRTEDLIDFIAPMHPNVSLLQGPLVGEASGRVEIDSPLDQFEGLVALDFRNTTYYGRRMGDGSTRLRFDRGGAMVLERTALEGPLGLTWVEGSFFLSGPDKGRLDYRFGGERLSLVELVGAESARRLGVEGTLAMEGSVSGDTDVPVTTARVWGPRVTFAERDLGNMDLEARLEGRELQVVGRPSRDTSGVLSLRLKEPYPFEALVTLELPEIRPLLPASAFTQGVSGSIKAVVQAQGALRDTDALQLNARVERLALSREVVSVENEGPIVLDYANERLTVPSFTLRGQDTTLSASGWATPEQMEFFLQGAVDLRLLESLAPMFTRTAGSVELSAVASGRPDRPSLAGTALISDARLSLRDQPMSARSVSGRVEFTEQRILLESLEGTLNEGRVQAQGDVRLRDFQPTDVSLDVQLSKVSMRLHEDLPFITTGQLSLTGTPEALTLGGVLDILDLRYRRGLELEDILKRLSRRIVLPSPTTERPREYLTLDVRLNLNDVYVDNNLARARLKGSLRLTGTNVRPGVLGTVETDADSQAFFRNNQFTITRGQIEFQDRYGIDPVFDLRAQSQVREYQVKLHAFGRPAAPQVMLTSEPALPEGDVLSLLTLGFMSTDRETATSAGVGLAAEAFFNMSGLDRQVKRFLPSNPVLKDLSLQISTSYNDVTQQAEPTARLESKFLTEQLKIGLSQPVSGRGTRARAEYRFDNRLSAQLQWDNEHSENALSTLGNLGLELKLGWESE from the coding sequence TTGGCCCCTAGGAACAGGCAGCAGGGCGCGCGGCGCATTCCCGCGTGGCTCATCGTCCTCGCGCTCGTGGTGGGGACGGTGTTGCTGCTGCGCACGCGCACGGCCTGGGACACCGTCTGCGCCCAGGCGCGGCGCCAGTTGCCCTCGCTGCTCGGCCTGGACGTGGGCATCGGTGAGTGCGAGGTGGATCCGCTCGGCCAGCGGCTCGTGCTGCGCGGCGTGTCCGTCTCCGAGCCCGGCAAGAGCGACTCGCCCCTGTTCGCCGCGGACCAGGCCGAGGTGCAGCTCGGTCTGCCCAACCTCTTCTCGGGCCAGCTCGCCATCGATCTCGTGCGCGTGAGCCGGCCCCGGCTCGCGTTGGACCTGACGCGCCCGCGGGCGCCCCGGAGCGAGCCGGGCGTGTGCCCGCTCGTGCCCCTGCGCCGGTTGAGTCTGGCGCGGCTGAGCCTCACCCGCGCGGAGGTGCGGCTGCTGCTGCCCGGCGGCCGACAGGTGGAGCTGTCCGAGCTGGACGTGAACCTGCGCGAGCGCTGGGGCGAGGAGGAGTTCGAGATGGAGGCCCGGCAGGGCCTCGTGCGGCTGGGGCCCGGAAAGGAGTTCGCCCTGGGCCGTCTGGCGGTCTCGGGCGCCCTGGACGTGGAGGAGCAGCTCCTGGAGGTGGACCGGGGCGAGGTGGCGCTCGACGAGGCGACGGTGAACATCTCCGGACGGGTGGAGCGGCTGTGCGAGCCGAACCTCGCGCTCGATGCCCAGGTGTTCCTGCCGCTGCGCACGCTGTCCCGCTCGGGGCTGTTGCCCAAGCCCGCCCAGGGCCACCTCTGGACGCGTCTGACGATCAATGGTCCTCCGGCCGCGCCCACCGTGTCCGCGGAGCTGTCGGGCAGCGGGCTCGCGTATGGGAAGTTCTCGCCGGGCACGTTCACCGCGCGGCTCATCTACTCCGGCGAGACGGTGACGCTCGAGGAACTGCGGCTGCCCATCGGCGCGGGAGACGCGCGCGTCACCGGCTCGCTCGCGCTGCGCTCGGGCCTGCCGGTCTCCCTGGCGCTGGAGGTCCACGACGCGTCGTTCGGCCGCATCCTGGAGAAGGCCGGCGTTCCGGGCTCCTGGGTGGATTTCCCCGTCACGACGGCGAAGGCCCGTCTGTCCGGCACGCTCCTGTCCAGGTTCCAGCTCTCGGGTGACCTGGAGCTGTCTCACGGCCGCTTCGTGCTCGCCTCGCGCGCCTTCGATGCACCGGCGGATCGCGGACGTACCTTCCTCACCTACGAGCGGGGCTCCGCGCGCACGCGGGTGTCGCTGCTGTCCGACCGCGTCACCTTCTCCGACGTGCAGATCTCCTCGGGCCGCTCGCGCATCGGTGGTGGCGCCACGCTCTTCTTCGATACCCAACGGGGTCTGTTGGTGGATGTCCGGGGTGACGTGGACCTCTCCGATTTCGGCCACATCGCCCAGCTCGCGTGGGCGGGACGCGGCTCGGTGAGCACCACGGTCGAGGGCCCCTACACGAAGGTGCGCATTGGCGCGGACCTGTCCCTGCGCGACTTCGAGTTCTGGAACTTCGACCTGGGCGTGGTGCAGGGCAAGGTGACGTACCAGGACAAGGTGCTCGGCCTGCCCATGTTCTCCGGCCAGAAGGGGCGCACCCAGTACTTCGGCAACGCGGCGCTCACCTTCGGCCGCTCCCTGCACCTGCGCACCGAGGTGGAGGTGCCGCGCGGCCGAACCGAGGATCTCATCGACTTCATCGCCCCGATGCACCCCAACGTCTCCCTCCTGCAGGGCCCGCTGGTGGGCGAGGCCTCGGGCCGCGTGGAGATCGACAGCCCGCTGGATCAGTTCGAGGGACTGGTCGCCCTGGATTTCCGCAACACCACCTACTACGGGCGCCGCATGGGTGATGGCTCGACGCGGCTGCGCTTCGACCGGGGTGGGGCCATGGTGCTCGAGCGCACGGCGCTGGAGGGGCCGCTGGGCCTCACCTGGGTGGAGGGCTCCTTCTTCCTCTCCGGGCCGGACAAGGGCCGGCTGGACTACCGGTTCGGCGGGGAGCGCCTGTCCCTGGTGGAGCTCGTCGGCGCGGAGTCGGCCAGGCGCCTGGGCGTGGAGGGGACGCTGGCGATGGAGGGCTCGGTGTCGGGCGACACGGACGTGCCGGTGACGACGGCGCGGGTGTGGGGCCCCCGGGTGACGTTCGCCGAGCGCGACCTGGGCAACATGGACCTGGAGGCCCGGCTCGAGGGGCGCGAGCTGCAGGTGGTGGGCCGCCCCTCGCGCGACACGAGCGGCGTGCTGTCCCTGCGTCTCAAGGAGCCCTATCCCTTCGAGGCCCTGGTGACACTGGAGCTGCCGGAGATTCGCCCCCTGCTGCCCGCCAGTGCCTTCACCCAGGGCGTGTCCGGCTCGATCAAGGCGGTGGTTCAGGCGCAGGGGGCGCTGCGCGACACGGATGCGCTCCAGCTCAATGCCCGAGTGGAGCGGCTCGCTCTGTCTCGCGAGGTGGTCTCGGTCGAGAACGAGGGGCCCATCGTTCTCGACTACGCGAACGAGCGACTGACGGTGCCCTCCTTCACCCTGCGCGGCCAGGACACCACACTGTCCGCCAGCGGTTGGGCCACTCCCGAGCAGATGGAGTTCTTCCTCCAGGGGGCCGTGGACCTGCGCCTGCTGGAGTCGCTCGCGCCGATGTTCACGCGCACCGCGGGGAGCGTGGAGCTCAGCGCCGTGGCCAGCGGCAGGCCGGACCGTCCGTCCCTGGCGGGCACGGCCCTCATCTCCGACGCCCGGTTGTCCCTGCGCGACCAGCCGATGTCGGCCCGGTCGGTGTCCGGCCGGGTGGAATTCACCGAGCAGCGCATCCTCCTCGAGTCCCTGGAGGGCACCCTCAACGAGGGCCGTGTCCAGGCCCAGGGCGACGTGCGCCTGCGCGACTTCCAGCCCACGGACGTGTCGCTGGACGTGCAGCTCTCCAAGGTGTCCATGCGCTTGCACGAGGACCTGCCCTTCATCACCACCGGGCAGTTGTCGCTCACCGGCACGCCGGAGGCGCTGACGCTGGGGGGCGTGCTGGATATCCTCGACCTGCGCTATCGCCGTGGCCTGGAACTGGAGGACATCCTCAAGCGGCTGTCCCGGCGCATCGTGCTGCCTTCCCCCACCACCGAGCGTCCTCGCGAGTACCTGACCCTGGACGTCAGGTTGAACCTGAACGACGTGTACGTGGACAACAACCTGGCCCGGGCCCGGCTGAAGGGCTCGTTGCGCCTCACCGGGACCAACGTGCGCCCGGGCGTGCTCGGCACGGTGGAGACCGACGCGGACAGCCAGGCCTTCTTCCGCAACAACCAGTTCACCATCACCCGCGGTCAGATTGAATTCCAGGACCGGTATGGCATCGATCCGGTGTTCGACCTGCGCGCCCAGTCCCAGGTGCGCGAATACCAGGTGAAATTGCACGCCTTCGGCCGTCCCGCCGCGCCCCAGGTGATGCTCACCTCCGAGCCGGCCCTGCCCGAGGGCGACGTGCTGTCGCTGCTCACCCTGGGCTTCATGAGCACGGACCGGGAGACGGCCACCTCGGCTGGCGTGGGGCTCGCCGCCGAGGCCTTCTTCAACATGTCCGGGCTGGACCGGCAGGTGAAGCGCTTCCTTCCCAGCAACCCGGTCCTCAAGGACCTGTCCCTGCAGATCTCCACCAGCTACAACGACGTCACCCAACAGGCCGAGCCCACGGCACGGTTGGAGTCGAAGTTCCTCACCGAGCAGCTTAAGATTGGGCTCTCACAGCCCGTGAGCGGGCGCGGCACCCGAGCGCGTGCCGAGTACCGCTTCGACAACCGCCTCTCCGCACAGCTTCAGTGGGACAACGAGCACAGCGAGAACGCCCTCAGCACCCTCGGCAACCTTGGACTCGAGCTCAAACTGGGCTGGGAGTCCGAGTAG
- a CDS encoding ExeA family protein: protein MTTYLDYFELTQEAFSNAPVSRFYYNSAQHSQALTRLMHAVSYMKGLSILVGDIGAGKTTLARRMLDSLPESEYEAALLVIIHSGITANWLLRRIALQLGVENPAQEKLALLSQLYQRLLQIYESGKKAVVLIDEAQMLETRELMEEFRGLLNLEVPERKLISFVFFGLPEIEKNLKLDPPLAQRVALRYKLEPFTAESTEAYIKHRLRLAGCPRMPFTPEALATVHQRSGGTPRVINSICDNALFEAFLLREQTIGQTLILRVADNLGLQGGSASATTPQLPTPASRPVSSSKVDLAEIDRYLEGLGKL from the coding sequence ATGACCACCTACCTCGACTACTTCGAACTCACCCAGGAGGCCTTCTCCAACGCTCCGGTGAGCCGCTTCTATTACAACTCGGCCCAGCACTCCCAGGCCCTGACGCGGCTCATGCATGCCGTGAGCTACATGAAGGGTCTGTCCATCCTGGTGGGTGATATCGGGGCGGGCAAGACGACGCTGGCGCGCCGCATGCTCGACTCGCTGCCCGAGTCCGAGTACGAGGCCGCGCTGCTCGTCATCATCCACTCGGGCATCACCGCCAACTGGCTCCTGCGCCGCATCGCCCTGCAACTGGGCGTGGAGAACCCCGCCCAGGAGAAGCTCGCCCTGCTGTCGCAGCTCTACCAGCGGCTGCTTCAAATCTACGAGTCCGGCAAGAAGGCCGTCGTCCTCATCGACGAGGCCCAGATGCTCGAGACGCGTGAGCTCATGGAGGAGTTCCGGGGGCTGCTCAACCTGGAGGTCCCCGAGCGCAAGCTCATCTCCTTCGTCTTCTTCGGGCTGCCGGAGATCGAGAAGAACCTCAAGCTGGACCCGCCGCTCGCCCAGCGCGTGGCGCTGCGCTACAAGCTCGAGCCCTTCACCGCCGAGTCCACCGAGGCCTACATCAAGCACCGCCTGCGGCTGGCTGGCTGTCCTCGCATGCCCTTCACCCCCGAGGCGTTGGCCACCGTGCACCAGCGCTCGGGCGGCACCCCGCGCGTCATCAACAGCATCTGCGACAACGCCCTCTTCGAGGCCTTCCTGCTCCGGGAGCAGACGATCGGCCAGACGCTCATCCTGCGGGTCGCGGACAACCTGGGGCTGCAGGGTGGCTCCGCCTCCGCTACCACCCCCCAACTCCCCACCCCAGCCAGTCGGCCAGTCAGCAGCTCGAAGGTGGACCTCGCGGAGATCGATCGCTACCTCGAGGGACTGGGTAAACTGTAG
- the accC gene encoding acetyl-CoA carboxylase biotin carboxylase subunit: MFKKVLIANRGEIALRVIRACRELGIATVAVHSTADANALHVRFADESVCIGPPASKESYLNIPQLLSAAEITRADAIHPGYGFLSENAEFAKVCQDCKIHFIGPRPEMIRLMGNKVRARQAAREANLPLLPGSPTALKDAREAEAFAREIGFPVILKAAAGGGGKGMKIVREPGALAQAFATAAAEAVASFGNGDLYIERYVERPRHIEIQIVADEHGRVIHLGERECSVQRRHQKLIEESPSAALTPELRQQMGEVSVRAMEKLGYNNVGTIEYLLDENGRFYFMEMNTRIQVEHPVTELVTGIDLVREQIKLSSGQPLQRKQEDIQMRGHAIECRVNAEDPVTFAPWPGKITAYSAPGGYGVRVDSSAYENYTVLPYYDSLLAKLIVFAEDRPTAIRRMQRALGEYVVQGIRTNIPFHRAALAEESFIEGNYDTRFVERLLASETGTKRLRKAIEETP; the protein is encoded by the coding sequence GTGTTCAAGAAGGTGCTGATCGCCAACCGCGGGGAGATCGCCCTGCGTGTCATTCGCGCCTGCCGGGAGCTGGGCATCGCCACCGTGGCGGTGCACTCCACGGCGGACGCCAACGCCCTCCATGTGCGCTTCGCCGACGAGTCGGTGTGTATCGGCCCGCCCGCGTCCAAGGAGAGCTACCTCAACATCCCCCAGCTCCTGTCCGCGGCGGAGATCACCCGCGCGGATGCCATCCACCCGGGCTACGGCTTCCTGTCGGAGAACGCCGAGTTCGCCAAGGTGTGCCAGGACTGCAAGATCCACTTCATCGGGCCGCGGCCGGAGATGATCCGGCTCATGGGCAACAAGGTGCGTGCCCGCCAGGCGGCGCGTGAGGCGAACCTGCCCCTGCTGCCCGGCAGTCCCACCGCGCTCAAGGACGCGCGCGAGGCGGAGGCCTTCGCCCGGGAGATCGGCTTTCCGGTCATCCTCAAGGCGGCGGCGGGTGGTGGCGGCAAGGGCATGAAGATCGTGCGCGAGCCGGGCGCGCTGGCGCAGGCGTTCGCCACGGCGGCCGCCGAGGCCGTGGCCTCCTTCGGCAATGGCGATCTCTACATCGAGCGCTACGTCGAGCGGCCGCGCCACATCGAGATCCAGATCGTGGCCGACGAGCACGGGCGCGTCATCCACCTGGGTGAGCGCGAGTGCTCGGTGCAGCGGCGCCATCAGAAGCTCATCGAGGAGAGCCCCTCGGCGGCGCTCACTCCCGAGCTGCGCCAGCAGATGGGCGAGGTCTCCGTGCGCGCCATGGAGAAGCTCGGCTACAACAACGTGGGCACCATCGAGTACCTGCTCGACGAGAACGGGCGGTTCTACTTCATGGAGATGAACACCCGCATCCAGGTGGAGCACCCGGTGACGGAGCTCGTCACGGGGATCGATCTGGTGCGCGAGCAGATCAAGCTGTCCTCCGGCCAGCCGCTGCAGCGCAAGCAGGAGGACATCCAGATGCGCGGCCACGCCATCGAGTGCCGCGTCAACGCGGAGGACCCCGTCACCTTCGCGCCCTGGCCCGGGAAGATCACCGCCTACAGCGCGCCCGGTGGCTATGGCGTGCGCGTGGACTCCAGCGCGTACGAGAACTACACCGTGCTGCCGTACTACGACAGCCTGCTGGCCAAGCTCATCGTCTTCGCCGAGGACCGGCCCACCGCCATCCGCCGCATGCAGCGCGCCCTGGGCGAGTACGTGGTGCAGGGCATCCGCACCAACATCCCCTTCCACCGGGCGGCCCTGGCCGAGGAGTCCTTCATCGAGGGCAACTACGACACCCGCTTCGTGGAGCGCCTGCTCGCCTCCGAGACGGGCACCAAGCGCCTGCGCAAGGCCATCGAGGAGACGCCCTGA
- the accB gene encoding acetyl-CoA carboxylase biotin carboxyl carrier protein, with product MASKRKAVRTESAPGARTEGIRVEGNSTSLDVESLRQIVEILEASEVTRLDWQRGDERLLIRRGQVPSPTIVHAAPITPSVTPAPLVAAVPPVAAPVASAPAPAVAPAPSAAEKAGHAVTSPFVGTFYRTPAPDQPSFVEVGSVVKKGQVLCIIEAMKLMNEIEADVAGRVAEILVENGQPVEFGQTLFRIEPV from the coding sequence GTGGCAAGCAAGCGCAAGGCAGTCCGAACCGAGTCCGCGCCCGGCGCGCGGACCGAGGGTATCCGCGTGGAGGGCAACAGCACCTCCCTGGACGTGGAGTCCCTGCGGCAGATCGTCGAGATCCTCGAGGCCTCGGAGGTGACGCGGCTCGACTGGCAGCGGGGCGATGAGCGCCTGCTCATCCGCCGGGGCCAGGTGCCCTCGCCGACCATCGTGCACGCGGCGCCCATCACCCCCTCGGTGACGCCCGCTCCCCTGGTGGCCGCCGTGCCTCCGGTCGCCGCGCCCGTCGCGTCCGCGCCGGCTCCCGCTGTTGCTCCCGCCCCGTCCGCGGCGGAGAAGGCTGGCCATGCCGTCACCAGCCCGTTCGTGGGGACGTTCTACCGGACGCCCGCTCCGGACCAGCCCAGCTTCGTGGAGGTGGGCTCGGTGGTGAAGAAGGGCCAGGTGCTTTGCATCATCGAGGCCATGAAGCTGATGAACGAGATTGAAGCCGACGTGGCGGGTCGCGTGGCGGAAATCCTCGTGGAGAACGGGCAACCGGTCGAGTTCGGCCAGACGCTGTTCCGCATCGAGCCGGTCTGA
- the efp gene encoding elongation factor P, with protein MAGVIDTSEFRNGLKIEIDGEPFVIEYFQHVKPGKGSAFVRTKIRSLLSGRVLEPTMKSGDKVGVPDIEEKAMQFLYVQDGDYYFMDKRNFEQTFIGEKVLGDAKNFLKENIDADVLFWNGKAIAVTLPNSVDLKVTKCDPGVRGDTVSGALKPATLETGFVVNVPLFINEGDILKIDTREGGKYLTRVATAG; from the coding sequence ATGGCCGGTGTCATCGATACATCCGAATTCCGCAATGGCCTGAAGATCGAGATCGACGGTGAGCCGTTCGTGATCGAGTACTTCCAGCACGTCAAGCCCGGCAAGGGCTCGGCCTTCGTGCGCACCAAGATTCGCAGCCTGCTGTCCGGGCGCGTGCTGGAGCCCACGATGAAGTCCGGTGACAAGGTGGGCGTGCCGGACATCGAGGAGAAGGCGATGCAGTTCCTCTACGTCCAGGACGGCGACTACTACTTCATGGACAAGCGCAACTTCGAGCAGACCTTCATCGGCGAGAAGGTGCTCGGGGACGCGAAGAACTTCCTGAAGGAGAACATCGACGCCGACGTGCTCTTCTGGAACGGCAAGGCCATCGCCGTGACGCTGCCGAACTCGGTGGACTTGAAGGTCACCAAGTGCGATCCGGGCGTGCGTGGCGACACCGTGTCCGGCGCCCTGAAGCCGGCCACGTTGGAGACGGGCTTCGTCGTCAACGTGCCGCTGTTCATCAACGAGGGCGACATCCTCAAGATCGACACGCGCGAGGGTGGCAAGTACCTCACGCGCGTGGCCACCGCGGGTTAG
- a CDS encoding roadblock/LC7 domain-containing protein gives MSFRTHLESVVNQVDGALACSVMGFDGIAVDTHQNEEALELELNGAWIEYANLLGQLRQAAEALKTGEVQEVSINSERVLTLMRLVSPEYFLVLALRADGNYGKGRYVLRLTAPKIRAEL, from the coding sequence ATGTCCTTTCGCACGCACCTCGAGTCCGTGGTCAACCAGGTAGATGGCGCGCTGGCCTGCAGCGTGATGGGGTTCGACGGCATCGCCGTGGACACCCACCAGAACGAGGAGGCGCTCGAGCTGGAGCTCAACGGGGCGTGGATCGAGTACGCCAACCTGCTCGGTCAACTCCGGCAGGCCGCCGAGGCGCTCAAGACGGGCGAGGTGCAGGAGGTCAGCATCAACAGCGAGAGGGTGCTGACGCTCATGCGCCTGGTGTCGCCCGAGTACTTCCTGGTGCTTGCCCTCCGGGCGGACGGTAACTACGGCAAGGGCCGCTACGTCCTGCGGCTCACGGCGCCCAAGATCCGCGCCGAGTTGTAG